The following are from one region of the Halobacteriovorax vibrionivorans genome:
- a CDS encoding ferritin-like domain-containing protein — translation MMDGAMTESYKANAQEVIEVLNEALATEIVCILRYKNNHFMAEGMNADPIAAEFLVHANEEQQHADWLCERICQLGGIPNMNPEGLLTRSHADYYQGADLRKMIEENLVAERVAVETYSEIIRWIGDSDPTTRRMLEDILKEEEHHADDLVGYLEKGL, via the coding sequence ATGATGGACGGAGCAATGACTGAGTCTTACAAAGCTAATGCTCAAGAAGTAATTGAAGTTTTAAACGAGGCCTTAGCAACTGAAATCGTTTGTATTCTCCGTTATAAGAATAATCACTTCATGGCAGAAGGAATGAATGCCGATCCAATCGCTGCAGAGTTTCTCGTTCATGCAAATGAAGAACAACAACACGCAGACTGGCTTTGCGAAAGAATATGTCAGCTAGGGGGAATTCCTAACATGAACCCTGAAGGACTACTTACACGCTCACACGCTGACTATTATCAAGGAGCTGATCTTAGAAAAATGATTGAAGAAAACCTTGTGGCAGAAAGAGTCGCAGTTGAAACGTACTCTGAAATCATTAGATGGATTGGAGACTCAGATCCAACCACACGTCGTATGTTAGAGGATATTTTAAAAGAAGAAGAACATCATGCTGATGATCTTGTTGGATATTTAGAAAAAGGGCTTTAA
- a CDS encoding cation-translocating P-type ATPase, with amino-acid sequence MEKKAQLQNLRDIQITSCGLSDSEISKQRLIFGENIIVERVGNPWLELVFDTLKDPMVWFLITIASVFYFVGDIYESIILYTATIPLVFMDAFLHWRTQASTSSLRSQLSSSVIVIRDNRKVSIDSNDIVPGDLVILSTKNHFLPADGIWEECDSLQVDESVLTGEAFPVNKSSIGKDTLLKQKECLVDSTFLGFAGTRVLTGNGHLRVLAIGKKTSYGEIIHSVTDITHERTPLQQAILELTRNLVYLALLFCFVLAGVRLYQGHGWLDALLSAGVLAVAAIPEEFPIVFTFFLGVGVYRLAKHHVLVRRAVSVENIGRVTQICTDKTGTITIGKLTLTHLETTEETSEQDLLRFSMAASNADGNDPVDIAIFDMSKKRSVKMPLKLKSIPFTEDRKREVAFLEGNDKSQLCVIKGAPEVILSKSNLSSVDLDLWTKEVSTLAKGGHKVLAVAVKEIIETTSFIEPDSDFRFIGLLAFEDPARPEVKDSIIYCQENGIKVLMITGDHPDTASAIAKDIGLKKESPLVITAHNLDWSQEEIRSLKNIDVVARCSPLEKLKIVKSLKKSGELVVVTGDGVNDVPALKAADIGIAMGLRGSRSAKEVASIILSDDNFSTIVNAIREGRQLFENLRMSFKYLLLIHIPFILSAAIIPLIGYPLLFLPIHVVWLELIIHPSALFAFQLKSNGKSMKIKGARNSFFSKKESATILIIGIIFTLVLIYSYRNGFLENQNIQHARSKAMALLSFWSAGVVLFLTKGRTVAARIMVFMTMAFSIVLIQNTWFAEILHLSPLHLSDWGGVIGSLSAMLLLFLFLNKRSMVR; translated from the coding sequence ATGGAAAAGAAAGCACAACTCCAAAACCTAAGAGACATTCAGATCACATCTTGCGGCCTAAGTGATAGTGAAATTTCAAAGCAACGATTAATCTTTGGTGAAAACATAATTGTTGAACGTGTTGGAAACCCTTGGCTAGAGTTGGTTTTTGATACTTTGAAAGATCCAATGGTTTGGTTTCTTATTACCATTGCAAGTGTCTTCTATTTTGTTGGTGATATCTATGAATCAATAATCTTATATACAGCAACTATTCCTCTTGTTTTTATGGATGCTTTTTTACATTGGCGTACTCAGGCATCAACTTCTAGTTTAAGAAGTCAACTTAGTTCATCCGTGATTGTTATAAGAGATAATAGAAAGGTTTCGATTGATTCTAATGATATCGTTCCAGGTGACCTTGTCATACTTTCTACTAAAAACCACTTCTTACCTGCTGATGGTATCTGGGAAGAATGTGATTCTTTACAAGTTGATGAATCAGTACTGACTGGCGAAGCATTTCCTGTGAATAAATCTTCAATAGGAAAAGATACTCTTTTAAAACAAAAAGAGTGTCTAGTTGATTCAACGTTTTTAGGGTTTGCCGGAACGAGAGTTCTTACTGGAAATGGTCATTTAAGAGTCTTAGCAATAGGGAAGAAGACTTCTTATGGTGAGATTATACATTCTGTAACAGATATTACTCATGAAAGAACTCCACTACAACAAGCTATCTTAGAACTTACTCGTAATTTAGTATATCTCGCTCTATTATTTTGTTTCGTTCTTGCTGGGGTTAGACTTTATCAAGGACATGGATGGTTAGATGCGTTGTTAAGCGCTGGCGTTTTGGCCGTCGCGGCCATCCCTGAAGAATTCCCAATTGTTTTTACATTCTTTCTTGGGGTTGGAGTCTATCGTTTAGCAAAACATCATGTACTTGTACGTCGTGCCGTTTCTGTAGAAAATATTGGTCGAGTGACCCAAATTTGCACCGATAAAACTGGAACAATTACGATTGGGAAATTGACACTGACTCATCTTGAAACTACTGAAGAGACCTCTGAGCAAGATCTATTGCGATTTTCAATGGCCGCATCAAATGCAGATGGAAATGATCCTGTTGATATTGCCATATTTGATATGTCAAAAAAACGTAGTGTGAAAATGCCTTTGAAGCTAAAGTCTATTCCGTTTACTGAAGATAGAAAGCGGGAGGTGGCATTTTTAGAAGGAAATGATAAGTCCCAGCTTTGTGTGATTAAGGGAGCACCTGAAGTTATCTTGTCAAAATCAAATCTCTCTTCTGTTGATTTGGATTTATGGACAAAGGAGGTAAGCACACTCGCTAAAGGAGGTCACAAGGTTTTAGCGGTTGCTGTTAAGGAAATAATTGAAACAACTTCATTTATAGAACCAGATAGTGATTTTCGATTCATTGGACTTCTTGCTTTTGAGGATCCTGCGCGACCTGAAGTTAAAGATTCAATTATTTATTGTCAGGAGAATGGAATAAAGGTTTTAATGATTACTGGAGATCATCCTGATACAGCATCCGCTATCGCTAAAGATATTGGTCTCAAAAAAGAATCTCCTCTTGTTATCACCGCACATAATCTGGATTGGTCCCAGGAAGAAATAAGATCATTAAAAAACATTGATGTTGTTGCAAGATGCAGTCCTCTTGAAAAACTCAAGATAGTTAAATCATTAAAGAAATCTGGAGAGTTGGTTGTTGTTACCGGGGATGGTGTTAATGATGTTCCAGCTTTAAAGGCTGCAGATATTGGCATTGCAATGGGACTTCGTGGTAGTCGAAGTGCAAAAGAAGTTGCCTCAATTATATTAAGTGATGATAACTTTAGTACAATAGTGAATGCTATCCGTGAAGGAAGACAGTTATTTGAAAATCTAAGAATGAGTTTTAAATACCTATTGCTTATCCATATTCCATTTATTCTATCTGCTGCAATTATTCCTCTAATCGGCTATCCTCTTCTTTTTTTGCCTATTCATGTCGTTTGGTTAGAACTAATTATTCATCCAAGTGCACTTTTTGCATTTCAACTTAAATCAAATGGAAAATCTATGAAGATAAAAGGAGCGAGGAACTCATTTTTTAGTAAAAAGGAGTCTGCAACTATTCTGATTATTGGAATCATATTCACATTAGTTTTGATATATTCATACAGAAATGGTTTTCTTGAGAACCAAAATATTCAACACGCAAGATCAAAAGCAATGGCCCTACTTTCTTTTTGGAGTGCTGGAGTAGTCTTATTTTTAACTAAGGGAAGAACGGTAGCAGCAAGAATAATGGTATTTATGACAATGGCCTTCTCTATTGTCTTAATTCAAAATACTTGGTTTGCAGAGATATTGCATCTGTCTCCATTACACTTATCTGATTGGGGAGGAGTAATAGGTAGTTTAAGTGCCATGCTCCTTTTATTTCTTTTTTTGAACAAAAGGAGCATGGTGAGGTAA
- a CDS encoding TraR/DksA family transcriptional regulator: protein MGRQSLSDQSKYKHRAHTKHYVDDTFEKGTDTRNWKKNIKRDEDIQDSDRTDLHAIENKLIIMRQEITDRINTLTRDKTHQDNPLTKDHDDQSIAVENDEVIEDLDELARIELKSIDHALERIKNGNFGVCEKCGSEIEDKRLKALPYATSCIECAQN, encoded by the coding sequence ATGGGAAGACAATCTTTAAGTGACCAAAGTAAGTATAAACATAGAGCTCATACTAAGCACTATGTCGATGATACATTCGAAAAAGGTACTGATACTCGAAATTGGAAAAAGAATATAAAAAGAGATGAAGATATTCAAGATTCAGATAGAACGGATCTGCATGCAATCGAAAACAAGCTCATCATAATGCGACAAGAAATTACAGATAGAATCAATACGTTAACACGAGATAAAACACACCAAGATAACCCATTGACGAAAGATCACGACGACCAGTCTATTGCAGTAGAAAACGATGAAGTGATTGAAGACTTAGATGAGTTAGCAAGAATAGAGCTTAAGAGTATCGATCACGCTCTAGAAAGAATAAAAAATGGAAACTTTGGAGTCTGTGAGAAATGTGGTTCAGAAATTGAAGACAAAAGATTAAAAGCACTTCCTTATGCAACTAGCTGTATTGAATGCGCCCAAAATTAG
- a CDS encoding LysR family transcriptional regulator, with the protein MLKDHLGKLEYFCNIVETGSLQKASQKAYVSQPQLSKVLRQLEEELDTQLLIRRSDGVIPTPAGDKLYSYARETIDQANQMQLLIRDNVQASGNVYIGTYDSISRYFFPDFIKYLRKLAPSLNIILSTGRSSQKLKELKKGELDIAIIVSSGVKSRSLSEKIIYSDSFGLYHSQQIESSFLDHIIKFPESIHFDATKLGFKHILSCDNLETVKSLTEQGLGVGLLPHRVAREGVLQGKLIPHKKVLSQESEHNISLFYSKKNISAHAQVVINEVERFLTTWAKS; encoded by the coding sequence ATGCTTAAAGATCACTTAGGTAAACTTGAATATTTTTGTAATATTGTTGAAACAGGTTCTTTGCAAAAGGCAAGTCAAAAGGCATATGTAAGCCAGCCACAACTGTCCAAGGTTCTACGACAATTAGAAGAAGAGCTTGATACACAGCTATTGATAAGACGCTCAGATGGCGTTATTCCAACTCCAGCTGGCGACAAACTCTATTCCTATGCAAGAGAGACGATTGATCAAGCAAATCAAATGCAACTCTTAATAAGAGATAATGTGCAAGCGAGCGGTAATGTCTATATTGGAACATACGACAGTATTTCGAGATATTTCTTTCCTGACTTTATCAAGTACTTAAGAAAGCTTGCCCCCTCTCTTAATATTATACTTTCAACTGGGCGAAGTTCACAGAAGTTGAAAGAATTAAAGAAAGGTGAACTCGATATCGCCATCATTGTATCAAGTGGTGTCAAAAGTCGCTCTCTTAGTGAAAAGATCATATACTCAGACTCCTTTGGACTTTATCATTCTCAGCAAATTGAAAGCTCTTTTCTAGATCATATAATAAAGTTTCCAGAATCAATCCACTTTGATGCAACTAAACTAGGCTTTAAACATATTTTATCTTGCGATAATTTAGAAACAGTGAAATCTCTTACAGAGCAAGGACTAGGAGTCGGACTACTTCCTCATCGAGTTGCACGAGAAGGGGTCCTTCAAGGAAAGCTTATTCCTCACAAGAAAGTCTTAAGTCAAGAAAGCGAGCACAATATTTCATTATTTTATAGTAAGAAAAATATTAGCGCTCATGCACAAGTCGTTATAAATGAGGTCGAAAGGTTTTTAACAACGTGGGCAAAGAGCTAA
- a CDS encoding cytochrome b/b6 domain-containing protein codes for MNDLKLPLKFRLLHWGVAFIIILNLFILEEGKQIHRYLGYACVAFVFIRLLISKGRKVSHYNEKAKYVYWLMWTAIGGLGITGFLMGLDRFFGNQLLEDIHEIISNSLIALIVAHLGGVFFDAYKNKRKTWLLMFTGEKFK; via the coding sequence GTGAATGATTTGAAATTACCTTTAAAATTTAGGCTACTCCATTGGGGAGTGGCCTTTATTATCATTTTAAATCTTTTTATTCTTGAAGAAGGCAAGCAAATTCATCGCTACCTTGGCTATGCCTGTGTTGCCTTTGTTTTCATTCGCTTATTAATTAGTAAAGGCCGCAAAGTGTCTCACTATAATGAGAAAGCAAAGTATGTCTATTGGTTAATGTGGACTGCAATTGGTGGACTTGGGATTACTGGTTTTCTCATGGGACTTGATCGCTTCTTTGGTAATCAATTATTAGAAGATATTCACGAGATCATTTCAAACTCTTTAATTGCATTGATTGTTGCACATCTTGGTGGCGTATTCTTTGATGCTTATAAGAATAAGAGAAAGACATGGCTTCTAATGTTTACTGGTGAGAAGTTTAAGTAG
- a CDS encoding PepSY domain-containing protein, whose translation MKKIFVMVLLGMTFVSCSKKTQCTTEDKSKWQDQETFKSNLVSQGYKINEFKVTEGNCYEIYGWDKDKNKVEIYFNPVDGSIVKKENH comes from the coding sequence ATGAAGAAAATATTTGTAATGGTATTATTAGGTATGACTTTTGTTTCTTGTTCTAAGAAAACACAATGTACTACTGAAGACAAAAGCAAGTGGCAAGATCAAGAGACTTTTAAATCAAATCTCGTATCACAAGGATATAAGATTAATGAATTTAAAGTAACTGAAGGCAATTGCTACGAAATCTATGGATGGGACAAAGATAAGAATAAAGTCGAAATCTATTTCAATCCAGTTGATGGTTCTATCGTAAAGAAAGAGAATCACTAG
- a CDS encoding endonuclease I family protein produces MKILILLLCFSTSAQIINRQSIAKMAKRNHLALEYSEVKKLMFSTVDNINGVVCSAYTPSQCQERYQRRYKRNFKLNIEHTWPQSKGADELPANSDMHHLFVTSKESNSKRANLPFCDAVYDYWQMDGSIQGFDEYSQDCFEPQDHHKGNVARAMFYFAIRYDFSIDKDQEETLRKWNKIDPVDNRELERNEIIQTLQGNINPFILNPEFVDAIKDF; encoded by the coding sequence ATGAAAATCTTAATTCTACTACTTTGCTTTAGTACTTCGGCCCAAATCATCAATCGCCAATCAATTGCCAAAATGGCAAAGAGAAATCATTTGGCCCTAGAATATAGTGAAGTTAAGAAACTAATGTTTTCAACAGTAGATAATATAAATGGTGTTGTCTGTAGTGCCTATACACCTAGTCAGTGTCAAGAAAGATACCAGCGTCGCTATAAACGAAACTTCAAACTTAATATTGAACACACTTGGCCTCAATCAAAAGGTGCTGATGAGCTGCCAGCAAATAGTGATATGCATCACCTATTTGTGACGAGTAAAGAGTCCAATAGCAAAAGAGCAAATCTTCCTTTTTGTGATGCTGTTTATGACTACTGGCAAATGGATGGAAGTATTCAAGGCTTTGATGAATACTCTCAAGACTGTTTTGAACCTCAAGATCATCACAAAGGAAATGTCGCTAGAGCGATGTTCTACTTTGCTATTCGCTATGATTTTTCCATTGATAAAGATCAAGAAGAAACTCTTAGAAAATGGAATAAAATTGATCCAGTTGATAATCGCGAGTTAGAAAGAAATGAGATTATTCAAACTCTACAGGGTAATATTAATCCATTTATCTTAAATCCTGAATTTGTTGATGCAATAAAAGATTTTTAG
- a CDS encoding DUF2189 domain-containing protein, with amino-acid sequence MKTLVLNLNNSKTIQEVSFLFKQGWETYRRNALPYSLYTLLSSGLMWALSSIPFASSLVFPLYMAGLYTAIKSSEEKEILTLADFLNIEKANFGAIFKVGALTSLLTMIGFIAFIIPGAYAFCSYAFTTPLVLDANNKNLTAWEILEKSRGVFHSNWNLILVMMSSYFLISILALLPLGLGLFISTPFLACVNYSLYKKLK; translated from the coding sequence ATGAAAACTTTAGTACTAAACTTAAACAACTCAAAAACAATTCAAGAAGTCTCTTTCTTATTCAAACAAGGCTGGGAAACTTATCGTAGAAACGCACTTCCCTACAGTCTCTACACTCTCCTGTCTTCAGGCTTAATGTGGGCACTATCTTCAATCCCATTCGCTTCAAGCCTAGTCTTCCCTCTTTACATGGCCGGTCTCTACACAGCGATTAAGTCTTCAGAAGAAAAAGAGATACTGACTCTTGCAGACTTTTTAAATATTGAAAAAGCAAACTTTGGAGCAATTTTTAAAGTAGGAGCACTAACTTCACTATTAACAATGATTGGATTTATTGCATTTATTATTCCCGGTGCATATGCATTTTGCTCATATGCATTCACAACACCTCTAGTTCTTGATGCGAATAATAAAAATCTAACAGCATGGGAAATTTTAGAGAAAAGTCGTGGAGTTTTTCATAGCAATTGGAATTTGATTCTCGTCATGATGTCTTCATACTTTCTTATTTCAATTCTAGCACTACTTCCTCTAGGTCTTGGACTTTTCATCAGTACACCATTTTTAGCATGTGTTAACTACAGTCTATACAAGAAACTTAAATAA
- a CDS encoding transposase: MPKKKLIRQNVYPYHVITRNNNRDWFNIPIYEVWDICKESLIYALEREKVEINCFVLMSNHYHLLLTTPHENIDRFMMHFNWRISFMISNRINVINHKFSNRYKWSIVSKQSYLFNVYRYIYQNPIRAGICDECKDYPYSSLHFSNFEAELFNYRPHLNYSDSKHLIEKRFGSEFDNCIRNSLKRSYFKPKQKISVLYKKRLNDFKYGVSH, from the coding sequence ATGCCCAAGAAAAAGTTAATCAGACAAAACGTGTACCCATATCACGTCATTACAAGAAACAACAACCGCGACTGGTTTAACATTCCAATATATGAAGTGTGGGATATTTGCAAAGAATCTCTTATTTATGCATTAGAGCGTGAAAAAGTAGAGATCAATTGCTTTGTTCTGATGTCAAACCACTATCATCTTCTCCTAACGACACCACATGAGAATATTGATCGATTCATGATGCATTTTAATTGGCGTATTAGTTTTATGATTTCCAATAGAATAAATGTAATTAATCATAAGTTTAGTAATCGTTATAAGTGGTCAATTGTATCAAAGCAAAGTTATCTTTTTAATGTCTATCGTTATATTTATCAAAATCCAATTCGTGCAGGAATTTGTGATGAGTGCAAGGACTACCCATATAGTTCATTACACTTTTCTAACTTTGAAGCAGAGTTATTCAACTATAGGCCACATCTTAACTACTCCGATTCAAAGCATCTAATAGAAAAAAGATTCGGCTCTGAGTTTGATAACTGTATTCGTAATAGTCTAAAACGAAGCTACTTTAAGCCAAAGCAAAAGATATCTGTACTTTACAAGAAAAGACTTAATGACTTTAAATACGGCGTAAGTCATTGA
- a CDS encoding APC family permease, with product MDHDNHTTDYKKNSLSLWGATSMGTGVMIGAGIFALTGQMAELSGKWFPIAFLVAAIVAGFSAYSYVKLSNYYPSAGGIAMFLEKAYGKGTMTASCALLMYFSMVINESLVARTFATYTLQLFGGKELDYLVPVLGVGLLIFAFFINILSNKFIQTFSFFMSFIKIAGLLALAIGGLWATGINFDEAIKTTSHSDPFGFLGAVALGVLGYKGFTTITNSGGEIKDPHKNVGRAILISILICLVIYLLTSFAVSSNLTVPEIIEAKNYSLAQAARPAFGQTGLWLTVIFAIVATVSGVIASAFAVSRMLAMLTDMKIVPHSHFGMPGSIQKHTLVYTIVIAIILTIFFDLSRIASLGAIFYIIMDIAVHWGVLTKLRNKIKANAFILITAIIVDIIILFALFWVKLRQDVFIIWASLIGLALIFIGEYWFLSKTKNNEN from the coding sequence ATGGATCACGATAATCACACGACAGATTACAAGAAAAATAGCCTAAGCCTTTGGGGTGCAACTTCAATGGGAACTGGAGTTATGATTGGCGCAGGTATTTTTGCTCTTACAGGGCAGATGGCCGAGCTAAGTGGGAAATGGTTTCCAATTGCTTTTCTTGTCGCTGCCATCGTCGCAGGCTTTAGTGCATATTCATATGTTAAGTTATCTAATTACTATCCTTCAGCTGGTGGGATAGCAATGTTCTTAGAAAAAGCATATGGAAAAGGGACCATGACAGCTTCCTGTGCTCTTCTTATGTATTTTTCTATGGTGATAAATGAAAGTTTAGTTGCAAGAACATTTGCGACTTATACCCTGCAATTATTTGGTGGAAAAGAGTTGGATTACTTGGTTCCTGTTTTAGGTGTCGGACTTTTAATATTTGCATTTTTCATAAACATATTAAGTAATAAGTTTATTCAAACTTTTTCATTTTTTATGTCATTTATTAAAATTGCCGGTTTGTTGGCATTGGCTATTGGTGGGCTTTGGGCAACTGGTATTAACTTTGATGAAGCGATCAAAACCACTAGTCATAGTGACCCATTTGGGTTTCTCGGAGCCGTGGCCTTAGGTGTATTGGGCTATAAGGGATTTACGACGATTACAAATAGTGGAGGAGAGATTAAAGATCCACACAAGAATGTGGGCCGTGCAATTTTGATTTCTATTCTTATTTGTTTGGTTATCTATCTTCTTACTTCTTTTGCTGTCTCTTCAAACTTAACAGTACCTGAAATTATAGAGGCCAAGAATTACTCTCTTGCACAAGCAGCGAGACCTGCTTTTGGACAAACTGGTCTTTGGCTTACTGTTATTTTTGCTATCGTTGCAACTGTTTCAGGAGTTATTGCTAGCGCATTTGCCGTTTCACGAATGCTTGCAATGCTAACAGATATGAAAATCGTTCCTCATAGCCACTTTGGTATGCCAGGGAGTATTCAAAAACATACTCTTGTTTATACTATCGTGATAGCTATTATACTGACGATCTTCTTTGACTTAAGTCGTATCGCTTCATTGGGAGCCATCTTTTATATTATCATGGATATTGCAGTACATTGGGGAGTACTAACAAAACTTAGAAACAAAATAAAAGCAAATGCCTTTATTCTTATAACCGCAATTATTGTTGATATAATAATTCTATTTGCTTTATTTTGGGTCAAACTTAGGCAGGATGTTTTTATTATTTGGGCATCTCTTATTGGACTAGCTTTAATCTTTATAGGTGAATACTGGTTTCTATCTAAAACCAAAAATAACGAAAACTAA
- a CDS encoding bacterioferritin-associated ferredoxin, which produces MSNCCSNNNDEKSKEVDLENLDGLICYCFKKSKKELFEAVRCNNQTLIVDEIKAKMKDPGCFCERANPSGKCCLADVMAFIKAASKN; this is translated from the coding sequence ATGAGTAATTGCTGTTCAAATAATAATGATGAAAAGAGTAAGGAAGTTGATCTTGAGAATCTCGACGGATTGATTTGTTATTGTTTTAAAAAATCAAAGAAAGAATTATTTGAAGCTGTAAGATGTAATAATCAAACATTAATTGTGGATGAGATTAAAGCTAAAATGAAAGATCCAGGCTGTTTTTGTGAAAGAGCAAACCCATCAGGGAAGTGCTGTTTGGCAGATGTCATGGCCTTTATAAAAGCCGCGTCTAAGAATTAA
- a CDS encoding YajG family lipoprotein, with the protein MSKGLAILSLMFLCSCAFTDVNIQREYYSKSTEKSRSNTRVYVHVDNKEDRVVGVKKNGYGIDTAQVYLPTSQSRWLKDAIESELRIQGFIVSKFRKQSDVVLDVKINQLFVEPDVGFWAASLIGIADLNVRAKIKKGHEYERNFVEVERSTEMVWTDTDIKERFNGAVSMCLSDIAVRLKELLRSKNTKVAKR; encoded by the coding sequence ATGTCCAAAGGTCTAGCGATACTTAGTTTAATGTTTTTATGCTCTTGTGCCTTCACTGATGTGAATATTCAAAGAGAGTATTATTCTAAATCCACTGAAAAGAGCAGAAGTAATACCAGAGTTTATGTCCATGTTGATAATAAAGAGGACCGAGTTGTCGGTGTAAAGAAGAATGGTTATGGAATCGATACTGCTCAGGTATATTTACCAACGTCGCAATCTCGTTGGTTAAAAGATGCCATCGAAAGTGAATTGCGTATCCAAGGATTTATCGTTTCTAAATTTCGTAAACAAAGTGATGTTGTACTTGATGTAAAAATTAATCAATTATTTGTTGAACCAGATGTTGGATTTTGGGCAGCAAGCCTGATTGGTATCGCAGATTTAAATGTAAGGGCAAAAATTAAAAAGGGACACGAATACGAAAGAAACTTTGTAGAAGTTGAAAGATCAACTGAGATGGTATGGACAGACACTGATATCAAAGAAAGGTTCAATGGTGCTGTATCAATGTGTCTAAGTGATATCGCCGTAAGACTAAAAGAATTATTAAGATCAAAAAATACAAAAGTAGCAAAGAGGTAA
- a CDS encoding 3-hydroxyacyl-ACP dehydratase FabZ family protein: MNKTQIQELLHHRDPYLMVSEVTKSNENEIESLKTFSGDEFFVKGHFPNAPVVPGAMIQEFCTQSAGVLITKYHSPVKDYNSNKTKGWALGVLNKVQGAKYLSIVKPQGDLKAKVKLIDKMDNLFKFSAEVYQEDELKAKLKFSLVNISDDYLTGE; this comes from the coding sequence ATGAATAAAACACAAATACAAGAGTTACTACATCATCGAGATCCATACTTAATGGTTTCTGAGGTTACGAAATCAAATGAGAATGAAATCGAGTCATTAAAAACCTTCTCTGGGGATGAGTTCTTTGTTAAGGGCCACTTTCCAAATGCACCAGTCGTTCCAGGGGCAATGATTCAGGAGTTTTGCACTCAAAGTGCAGGAGTTCTAATTACAAAATATCACTCACCAGTTAAAGATTATAACTCTAATAAAACCAAGGGCTGGGCCTTGGGGGTTCTAAATAAAGTTCAAGGGGCAAAGTATTTAAGTATCGTGAAGCCTCAAGGTGACTTGAAGGCAAAGGTTAAACTCATTGATAAGATGGATAATCTTTTTAAGTTTTCAGCAGAGGTTTATCAAGAAGATGAGCTTAAAGCTAAGTTGAAATTTAGCCTTGTGAATATCAGTGATGACTACCTAACAGGAGAATAA